The following are from one region of the Escherichia sp. E4742 genome:
- the sapA gene encoding ABC transporter substrate-binding protein SapA has translation MRQVLSSLLVIAGLVSGQAIAAPESPPHADIRDSGFVYCVSGQVNTFNPSKASSGLIVDTLAAQFYDRLLDVDPYTYRLMPELAESWEVLDNGATYRFHLRRDVPFQKTAWFTPTRKMNADDVVFTFQRIFDRNNPWHNVNGSNFPYFDSLQFADNVKSVRKLDNHTVEFRLAQPDASFLWHLATHYASVMSAEYAQKLEKEDRQEQLDRQPVGTGPYQLSEYRAGQYIRLQRHDEFWRGKPLMPQVVVDLGSGGTGRLSKLLTGECDVLAWPAASQLSILRDDPRLRLTLRPGMNVAYLAFNTAKPPLNNPAVRHALALAINNQRLMQSIYYGTAETAASILPRASWAYDNEAKITEYNPAKSREQLKALGLENLTLKLWVPTRSQAWNPSPLKTAELIQADMAQVGVKVVIVPVEGRFQEARLMDMSHDLTLSGWATDSNDPDSFFRPLLSCAAIHSQTNLAHWCDPKFDSVLRNALSSQQLAARIEAYDEAQSILAQELPILPLASSLRLQAYRYDIKGLVLSPFGNASFAGVYREKQEEVKKP, from the coding sequence ATGCGCCAGGTATTATCGTCTCTTTTGGTGATTGCTGGACTTGTGAGTGGTCAGGCAATAGCCGCGCCTGAATCCCCCCCGCATGCTGATATCCGCGACAGCGGTTTTGTCTATTGCGTTAGCGGGCAAGTCAACACCTTTAACCCATCCAAAGCGAGCAGTGGGTTAATTGTCGATACCCTTGCCGCCCAGTTTTATGATCGACTGCTGGATGTCGATCCGTATACCTATCGCCTGATGCCGGAACTTGCCGAAAGCTGGGAAGTGCTCGACAACGGCGCGACCTATCGCTTCCACCTGCGTCGCGATGTCCCGTTTCAAAAAACCGCCTGGTTTACTCCCACTCGCAAAATGAATGCCGATGATGTGGTGTTTACCTTCCAACGGATTTTTGACCGCAATAACCCGTGGCATAACGTCAACGGCAGTAACTTCCCCTATTTCGACAGTCTGCAATTTGCCGATAACGTTAAAAGTGTCCGCAAGCTGGATAATCACACCGTTGAGTTCCGTCTCGCCCAGCCGGATGCATCCTTCTTATGGCACCTGGCGACCCACTATGCGTCGGTAATGTCTGCCGAATACGCCCAGAAATTAGAGAAAGAAGATCGCCAGGAACAACTCGACCGTCAACCGGTCGGTACCGGGCCGTATCAATTGTCGGAATACCGCGCCGGACAATATATTCGCTTACAACGTCATGATGAGTTCTGGCGTGGCAAACCGTTGATGCCGCAGGTGGTGGTGGATTTAGGCTCCGGCGGTACCGGACGTCTGTCGAAACTCCTGACCGGTGAATGTGACGTTCTGGCCTGGCCTGCCGCCAGCCAGTTATCCATTTTGCGCGACGACCCGCGTTTGCGTTTAACGCTGCGCCCGGGGATGAACGTCGCCTATCTGGCGTTTAATACCGCTAAACCACCGCTAAATAATCCGGCTGTCCGGCATGCGCTGGCACTGGCGATCAATAACCAGCGCCTGATGCAATCCATCTATTATGGTACGGCTGAAACTGCGGCCTCTATTTTACCGCGCGCCTCGTGGGCTTATGACAACGAGGCTAAAATTACTGAATACAACCCAGCGAAATCGCGCGAACAACTGAAAGCGTTGGGGCTGGAAAACTTAACGCTAAAACTGTGGGTACCGACACGATCGCAGGCATGGAACCCCAGTCCGCTGAAAACCGCCGAACTGATTCAGGCGGATATGGCGCAGGTTGGCGTGAAAGTGGTGATTGTGCCGGTAGAAGGTCGTTTTCAGGAGGCGCGGTTGATGGATATGAGCCATGATCTGACGTTATCTGGTTGGGCGACGGACAGTAACGACCCGGACAGTTTCTTCCGTCCGTTACTGAGCTGCGCGGCTATTCACTCGCAAACCAACCTTGCCCACTGGTGCGATCCGAAATTCGACAGCGTGTTGCGTAATGCCCTCTCCTCGCAGCAATTGGCGGCGCGTATTGAAGCTTATGATGAAGCGCAAAGCATTCTGGCGCAGGAACTGCCCATTCTGCCGCTGGCCTCATCACTGCGCTTGCAGGCCTACCGTTACGATATTAAAGGTCTGGTACTGAGCCCGTTCGGTAACGCCTCCTTTGCGGGGGTGTATCGCGAGAAGCAAGAAGAGGTGAAAAAACCATGA
- a CDS encoding YmjA family protein — translation MNHDIPLKYFDIADEYATECAEPVVDAERTPLAHYFQLLLTRLMNNEEISEESQHDMAAEAGINPARIDEIAEFLNQWGNE, via the coding sequence ATGAACCACGATATCCCATTAAAATATTTTGATATTGCCGATGAATACGCGACTGAATGCGCAGAACCTGTCGTAGACGCAGAACGCACACCGCTGGCCCACTACTTCCAGTTACTACTCACCCGTTTGATGAACAATGAAGAGATCAGCGAAGAATCCCAGCACGACATGGCCGCTGAAGCGGGGATTAATCCCGCGCGCATTGATGAAATCGCAGAGTTTTTGAATCAATGGGGTAATGAATAA